Proteins found in one Fulvitalea axinellae genomic segment:
- a CDS encoding peptide chain release factor 3, with protein MAFDQEIDKRRTFGIISHPDAGKTTLTEKLLLFGGAIQTAGAVKSNKIKMHARSDWMEIEKQRGISVATSVMGFNYRDVKINLLDTPGHKDFAEDTYRTLTAVDSVVMVIDCVKGVEEQTERLMEVCRMRDTPVICFINKLDREGQDPYDLLDEVEEKLNIKVRPLSWPINMGKTFKGVYSLYEKNLVLFQSSKQRLDDETIKIEDINDPRLDELVGENDAAQLREDVELIESVYPDFSMEDYAAGKVAPVFFGSAVNNFGVRELLDCFIDIAPSPKPRETELREVEPNESKFSGFIFKIHANMDPKHRNRIAFLRVCSGKFERGKGYLHVRNNKKFKFSNATAFMAQEKEIVDEAYPGDIVGLYDTGNLKIGDTLSEGEKGMYKGIPSFSPEMFKEVVNKDAMKTKQLEKGINQLMEEGVAQLFTFEMGARKVVGTVGALQFEVIQHRLKHEYGASVDFMPINLFKACWISSDDDAKLNEFVKSKYRHIAKDKDGKLVFMAETRAWLRMVEDNFPDIQFHSTSEF; from the coding sequence ATGGCATTTGATCAGGAGATCGATAAACGCAGGACTTTCGGTATTATCAGTCACCCCGATGCTGGTAAGACCACGTTGACGGAAAAATTGTTGCTTTTCGGTGGAGCGATCCAGACGGCGGGGGCCGTGAAGTCGAACAAGATCAAGATGCACGCGCGCTCCGACTGGATGGAGATCGAGAAACAAAGGGGTATCTCGGTGGCTACGTCGGTGATGGGCTTCAATTACAGGGATGTGAAAATCAACCTGCTTGACACCCCCGGTCACAAGGATTTCGCCGAAGACACCTACCGTACGCTTACGGCGGTGGACTCAGTGGTGATGGTGATCGACTGCGTGAAGGGCGTGGAGGAACAGACCGAGCGTTTGATGGAAGTTTGTCGTATGCGCGACACTCCGGTGATCTGTTTCATCAACAAACTCGACCGCGAAGGGCAGGATCCTTACGATTTGCTCGACGAGGTTGAGGAGAAACTGAACATCAAGGTTCGTCCGCTGAGCTGGCCGATCAACATGGGTAAGACCTTCAAGGGTGTTTACAGCTTGTATGAGAAAAACTTGGTGCTGTTTCAGTCAAGCAAACAGCGTCTTGACGACGAAACGATCAAAATCGAGGACATTAACGATCCGCGACTAGACGAACTCGTTGGGGAAAACGACGCGGCGCAATTGCGCGAGGATGTCGAGCTGATCGAGTCGGTTTACCCCGATTTCAGTATGGAAGATTACGCCGCCGGCAAGGTTGCGCCAGTATTCTTCGGTAGTGCCGTTAATAACTTCGGTGTTCGCGAGCTTCTCGACTGTTTTATCGATATCGCTCCTTCGCCAAAGCCAAGGGAAACCGAACTGCGTGAGGTTGAGCCGAACGAGAGCAAATTTTCGGGCTTTATCTTTAAGATTCACGCCAACATGGACCCAAAACACCGTAACAGGATTGCGTTCTTGAGGGTTTGTTCCGGGAAATTCGAAAGAGGCAAAGGATATCTGCACGTAAGGAATAATAAGAAATTCAAATTCTCCAACGCCACCGCATTTATGGCCCAGGAGAAAGAAATCGTGGACGAGGCGTATCCGGGGGATATCGTTGGCCTTTACGATACAGGCAACCTGAAAATCGGAGATACGCTTTCGGAAGGGGAAAAAGGAATGTACAAAGGGATTCCTAGCTTCTCGCCGGAGATGTTCAAAGAAGTGGTGAACAAAGACGCCATGAAAACCAAACAGTTGGAAAAAGGTATTAACCAACTGATGGAAGAAGGTGTTGCGCAGTTGTTTACCTTCGAAATGGGAGCCCGTAAGGTGGTTGGAACCGTAGGTGCGCTTCAGTTTGAGGTAATTCAGCACCGTTTGAAACACGAATACGGAGCGTCGGTTGACTTTATGCCGATCAACCTGTTCAAAGCCTGCTGGATTTCCAGCGATGACGACGCGAAACTCAACGAGTTCGTCAAGTCGAAATACCGTCACATAGCCAAGGACAAAGACGGGAAATTGGTGTTTATGGCCGAGACCCGCGCTTGGTTGCGGATGGTGGAAGACAACTTCCCCGATATCCAGTTCCATTCCACTTCGGAATTTTAA
- a CDS encoding NAD(P)/FAD-dependent oxidoreductase — protein MKKSLKYTVSPKVGFDPENLKGYVRRKLGLVEGDRLEVVLTNRSVDARKAKVKINVALDVFVNEEPEVIGYKKSYPDVRNAKRVVIVGAGPAGLFAALRLIEKGMKPVIVERGKDVQARRRDLAAINKDHVVDPDSNYCFGEGGAGTYSDGKLYTRAKKRGDFRRILEIFVAHGANPEILADAHPHIGTNKLPKIIADMRESIIGAGGEVIFEARVSDIILKDGEAKGVITKAGDKIEGEAVLLATGHSARDIYELLHEKGVKIETKPFALGVRIEHAQNLIDRIQYHCSDRGVLPAASYSLVSQVSYKGDKKGVFSFCMCPGGFIVPAATAPGEVVVNGMSPSRRDSKYANSGIVVAIDESDWAKYGDKGVLAALEFQKRVERRAFKAGGETQVAPAQRMMDFVEGKESSSLLETSYQPGLNAVDMRSVLPKQVSYRLKTAFRHFGQKMKGYLTNEAQIVGVESRTSSPVRVPRNPESFEHVEVSRLFPCGEGTGYAGGIASAAIDGERCAEKIAEIYG, from the coding sequence ATGAAAAAGTCCCTGAAATACACCGTTTCGCCGAAAGTCGGTTTTGATCCCGAAAACCTAAAAGGCTATGTCCGCCGTAAGCTGGGACTAGTCGAGGGAGATCGTTTGGAAGTTGTTTTGACAAACCGTTCGGTCGACGCCCGCAAAGCGAAGGTCAAGATCAACGTGGCGTTGGATGTATTTGTCAATGAGGAACCTGAGGTTATTGGGTACAAAAAATCGTATCCCGATGTACGAAACGCCAAGCGTGTCGTGATCGTGGGTGCTGGTCCGGCCGGTCTTTTCGCCGCTTTGCGGTTGATAGAGAAAGGGATGAAGCCCGTAATCGTGGAAAGGGGAAAAGACGTGCAGGCTAGGCGTAGGGATCTGGCGGCCATCAACAAAGATCACGTTGTTGATCCCGATTCGAACTATTGTTTTGGAGAAGGCGGAGCGGGTACTTATTCTGACGGGAAGCTTTATACAAGAGCAAAGAAAAGGGGAGATTTCCGGAGGATTCTGGAAATCTTTGTCGCCCATGGGGCCAATCCGGAAATTCTGGCCGACGCCCATCCGCATATCGGAACCAACAAGTTGCCGAAAATCATTGCCGACATGCGGGAAAGTATTATCGGGGCTGGCGGGGAAGTCATCTTTGAAGCCCGTGTTTCCGATATAATTCTAAAAGACGGCGAGGCGAAAGGCGTGATAACGAAAGCGGGGGACAAAATAGAGGGAGAGGCTGTTTTGTTGGCTACCGGCCATTCCGCCCGCGATATTTATGAATTGTTGCATGAGAAAGGCGTGAAAATCGAAACCAAACCTTTCGCTTTGGGAGTAAGGATAGAACACGCCCAAAATCTCATCGACCGAATCCAGTATCACTGCTCGGATAGGGGAGTGTTGCCGGCGGCGTCTTATTCGCTGGTAAGCCAAGTGAGTTACAAAGGCGACAAAAAGGGTGTCTTCTCATTCTGTATGTGTCCAGGTGGCTTCATCGTCCCTGCTGCGACAGCGCCGGGCGAAGTGGTTGTGAACGGAATGTCTCCTTCGCGCCGTGATTCGAAATATGCGAACTCTGGAATTGTAGTAGCAATCGATGAGAGTGACTGGGCCAAATATGGAGACAAGGGAGTTTTGGCGGCTCTGGAGTTCCAAAAGAGGGTGGAAAGAAGAGCTTTTAAAGCTGGTGGCGAGACCCAGGTGGCACCAGCTCAAAGGATGATGGATTTTGTGGAAGGAAAAGAATCGTCAAGCCTGTTGGAGACATCGTACCAACCGGGGTTGAATGCGGTGGATATGCGTTCCGTACTCCCGAAGCAGGTTAGTTACCGCCTTAAAACCGCTTTCCGTCATTTTGGCCAAAAGATGAAAGGATATTTGACTAATGAGGCCCAGATAGTGGGTGTTGAAAGCCGGACTTCGTCTCCTGTAAGGGTGCCTAGAAACCCGGAAAGCTTTGAGCATGTGGAGGTAAGTCGTTTGTTCCCTTGCGGAGAAGGGACAGGCTACGCCGGAGGGATAGCTTCCGCCGCGATTGATGGCGAAAGATGCGCCGAAAAGATAGCGGAGATATACGGGTGA
- a CDS encoding OmpA family protein, translating to MRQILTIFLFCVIIAISFATKSSAQNPLTFFSVERLDIPQETQTPNILPLFDKKRGILYYVSTEVRKKNDTEILGHQFIKACSESPDKQWLPIENDIESLNNERNTGVVGISTEGDTLYLYGSYSPKGKDANGMSYTVRSEDGWAKPTQINFHDNFRHDSLYSFYMHPEGDLLLISKPHSDASGEDLFISLKKDGHWSSPKRLKGANSKYFEISPFITDDKTTLFFSSDRPGGEGGADVYYCTRLDDSFENWSAPINLGAPVNSSGFDAYFSYYPEKELAYFASNRDDTYSQIYTAHSTIPLAGQEEDTLKATPLAQGNTPPPGIVKSPASGLTTLPVIASAHFDFDRYKVRVNDKKRLNESLVEFMKKQPDTKVMLVGYTDSIGNMKYNLFLSKERSNAVKKFLIQNGIKANRIKASGEGESNPVRPNSTPQGRQANRRVDILLMENK from the coding sequence ATGCGACAGATCCTGACAATATTTCTCTTTTGCGTAATTATCGCAATCTCTTTCGCTACTAAAAGTTCTGCGCAAAATCCGCTGACATTCTTCTCGGTAGAGCGCCTTGATATACCCCAAGAAACTCAGACTCCCAATATTCTCCCACTATTTGACAAAAAAAGAGGGATACTATACTACGTAAGTACGGAAGTCCGTAAAAAGAATGACACCGAGATCTTAGGACATCAGTTCATTAAGGCTTGCTCGGAATCTCCTGACAAACAATGGCTTCCTATCGAAAACGATATTGAGTCTCTCAATAATGAAAGGAACACTGGAGTAGTAGGGATCAGTACCGAAGGCGATACGCTTTACCTTTACGGGTCATATTCCCCAAAAGGCAAAGACGCTAACGGAATGTCGTACACTGTCCGTAGTGAAGACGGATGGGCGAAACCCACCCAAATAAATTTCCACGACAATTTCAGGCACGATTCCCTTTACAGCTTCTATATGCACCCTGAAGGAGACCTGCTTCTTATTTCAAAACCCCATTCGGACGCTAGCGGAGAAGACCTGTTTATTTCTCTCAAAAAAGACGGACATTGGAGTAGCCCCAAAAGACTTAAAGGAGCAAACTCCAAATACTTCGAAATCTCCCCATTTATAACCGACGACAAAACAACACTATTCTTCTCAAGTGACAGACCCGGGGGCGAAGGTGGAGCCGATGTCTATTATTGCACACGTCTTGACGACAGCTTTGAGAATTGGAGCGCTCCGATAAATCTGGGAGCGCCAGTCAACTCATCCGGTTTCGACGCTTACTTCAGCTATTATCCTGAAAAAGAGCTTGCGTATTTCGCCAGTAATAGAGACGACACCTATAGTCAAATATATACGGCCCACTCCACAATTCCACTTGCCGGCCAAGAAGAAGACACCTTGAAAGCGACTCCTCTGGCTCAGGGAAACACCCCACCTCCAGGTATTGTAAAATCACCGGCAAGTGGGCTTACAACTCTGCCGGTAATCGCTTCCGCTCATTTTGATTTTGATCGTTACAAAGTAAGAGTCAATGACAAAAAGCGACTTAATGAGTCTCTCGTTGAGTTTATGAAAAAACAACCAGACACTAAAGTCATGCTTGTCGGCTATACAGACAGCATCGGCAACATGAAATATAACCTTTTCCTTTCAAAGGAACGGTCAAACGCAGTTAAAAAATTCCTGATACAAAACGGAATTAAGGCAAATAGAATCAAGGCTTCTGGCGAAGGAGAAAGCAATCCCGTACGTCCGAATTCCACTCCCCAAGGGCGTCAGGCTAATCGACGGGTCGATATTTTACTTATGGAAAACAAATAA
- a CDS encoding RluA family pseudouridine synthase — MRQPFGVIYEDNHLLIVDKRAGVLVQGDSTGDKPLLDYCKDYIKKKYNKPGAVFLGCVHRIDRPVSGLVMFARTSKALERMNKMFQKKQVHKVYWAIVKKRPPQKTGKLTHYLTKDPIRNVTAAYDEPVDGAKKSELTYKVLGKMNDHYLLEVRPHTGRPHQIRVQLAAMGCPIRGDIKYGFHKPNLDGSICLHAKNLFFEHPVKKEKMYIRAGVPKTQFWEQFLEFEEQKFKDQHLDRYY, encoded by the coding sequence ATGAGACAACCTTTCGGAGTCATATATGAAGACAATCACTTGCTGATTGTCGATAAAAGAGCTGGAGTGCTTGTGCAGGGCGATTCCACCGGCGACAAGCCTTTGCTGGATTATTGCAAAGATTATATCAAGAAAAAGTACAATAAGCCCGGGGCGGTTTTCTTGGGTTGCGTACACCGTATTGACAGGCCTGTAAGTGGTTTGGTAATGTTTGCCCGTACGTCCAAAGCTTTGGAACGGATGAACAAAATGTTCCAGAAAAAGCAGGTTCATAAAGTTTACTGGGCGATTGTGAAGAAGCGTCCGCCACAAAAAACAGGAAAACTGACGCACTACCTGACTAAGGATCCGATTCGGAACGTAACGGCGGCTTATGACGAGCCGGTGGATGGAGCGAAGAAATCGGAGCTGACGTATAAGGTTCTTGGAAAAATGAACGACCATTATCTGTTGGAGGTACGTCCGCATACGGGGCGTCCACATCAGATTCGGGTTCAGTTGGCAGCGATGGGTTGCCCGATTAGGGGAGACATCAAATACGGTTTCCACAAACCGAACCTGGACGGATCGATTTGCCTTCATGCGAAGAACCTTTTCTTTGAGCATCCGGTGAAGAAAGAGAAAATGTATATTCGGGCGGGAGTTCCTAAAACCCAGTTCTGGGAGCAGTTCTTGGAGTTTGAAGAGCAAAAGTTCAAAGACCAACACCTTGATAGGTATTATTAA
- a CDS encoding PorP/SprF family type IX secretion system membrane protein, with the protein MRRWLYILIFLLSAHTAVLAQGIDIFSQYADNLYLANPAAIGLSDGIEINMAGRTQWVGIDYSPQSYILEINSKLNGFEPKTFPMGSMRTGTPHPALRIPKKPGQKSRPALAMEGYLRYDESGAFRTTTVNIGAAVHFPFSKGRRLAVGLKSGFGVMQLIDGRANRLINPDDPTYNRFLDDFDTRYEWDLSGGVFFYTPTYFVGYAVNKSSRRRFATESNSIKHIFLDQMIVGGYNFDVGPHVTLRPAVYLQIINPQPVDVDANLTGFYDKKFWLGIGYRSSKELYALAGAKILDRISIGYSFSMIQNGLEDQSHGTHEVVLKITTKKKKK; encoded by the coding sequence ATGAGAAGATGGCTATATATATTGATTTTCCTTCTATCCGCCCATACGGCTGTCCTTGCCCAAGGCATTGACATATTCTCGCAATACGCCGATAATCTTTATCTGGCAAACCCTGCTGCTATCGGGCTTTCGGACGGAATCGAAATCAACATGGCGGGTAGAACACAATGGGTTGGAATAGACTACTCACCCCAAAGTTATATTCTGGAAATCAATTCAAAACTAAACGGCTTCGAGCCCAAAACTTTCCCGATGGGCTCAATGCGTACAGGCACTCCACACCCCGCTTTGAGAATTCCGAAAAAACCGGGACAAAAGAGTCGTCCAGCTCTGGCTATGGAAGGTTATTTACGCTACGACGAATCAGGCGCATTCAGAACCACAACCGTCAATATAGGAGCTGCGGTACATTTTCCGTTCAGCAAAGGCCGTAGATTGGCTGTCGGACTCAAGTCTGGGTTTGGAGTTATGCAATTAATTGACGGACGAGCTAACCGCCTCATCAACCCGGACGACCCGACTTACAACCGTTTCCTCGATGACTTTGACACACGATATGAATGGGACCTTAGCGGTGGCGTATTTTTCTATACCCCAACTTACTTTGTTGGTTATGCGGTAAATAAATCATCCAGAAGAAGGTTCGCCACCGAAAGCAATAGTATCAAGCATATTTTCCTAGACCAAATGATAGTCGGTGGATACAATTTTGACGTCGGGCCACATGTAACGCTTCGGCCTGCGGTATACCTACAAATTATAAACCCGCAACCTGTTGACGTTGACGCAAACCTGACAGGGTTTTATGACAAGAAATTCTGGTTAGGAATTGGCTATAGAAGTTCTAAAGAACTGTATGCCCTAGCGGGCGCAAAAATCCTGGACAGAATCAGCATCGGCTATTCTTTCAGTATGATCCAAAATGGATTGGAAGACCAAAGCCACGGAACTCACGAGGTAGTTTTGAAGATAACCACAAAGAAGAAAAAGAAATAA